The Cryomorphaceae bacterium 1068 genome segment CAGCTGCATGGGGCGGATTACGTTTGTTTAGTGGTGAGGGTTTGGAGGCACTGAATATAGGCGACTCTATTCGTGTTGACGGAATGGTAAGTGAGGTAGATGGTGAAACTGTTTTAGAATCTGTATCCAATATTGAAGTTCTTTCGGAAGATGCTTCACACTTCGTAAATCCTCAATATCCAGACCCTGCAATTTTTGAAAGTTGGAATTATGAAGCAGAACAATACGAGGGCATGGTAGTGGTCTTTCAAAACTTACCCGACCCACTCTTGGTTACCGAACAAAATGCAGATGGAAGTTCCAATTTTGGAGAGTGGCGCGTAGGTCGCTCATTGGATAATCCTCAAGAAGGTTGTCGCGTGCTTTCGGGTAGGGTGACATCCTCATTGCTATCCTCACTCAACGTTTCCTATGTGAACGATGAGCTTTGGTTTAACAATTCAGGGCAAATGCAAGTAGATCCCATAGTAGTCAATGCAGGCGATTCTTTTGACTTTGTTCAAGGTATTCTAAGTGAATCATTTTCAAATCATAAATTATTACCTCGAAACAATATGGATTTTGAGGAGGAGACAGTCGACTCTTTTGAAGGTGATGATGTTGTCCTCACTGCGTTGGGAGTCTTTTCCACGGAAACTACAGAAGCCCGGTTGATACTTGGTAATGATATTGTGACAGCGATTCATCAACTCTCTTTCGAGCCTGCAGTGAATGATCCCGGAATTGTCATATACAACTTGGATGGAACCAGAAATACGAATTTCGGGGATGACGGAATTTTCATGATCGAAGGAGATGAAAGCTTCGCCCCTAAAGGCATAGCTATGACGAGTGATGGGAATTACTTGATGGCTGCCCAGACTTCTTTCAATGACGGTACGGCTGGTATAGTTTACGAGGTCTTGGCGGATGGAAGTGGGTTAAACCCTTCGTTTGGAGAAAATGGAAAAGTCTTCATCGACGCAGCTACCGACTTTATGACGATCGAAAAAATGCTGTTAAACGACGATGGGGAAATATTCTTGGCAGGTGGAGATTTTAGTGATCTCTTCGTTGTAAAGTTGAATCCAGACGGAACCTTGGCCGATGAGTATGGTGAAGGTGGTGTTGTCACAATTGACCATTTCGACAATGATAATTTCATGAACGCTACTTTGCATCCGAATGGAGACATTTCTTTGGCGTTTTACGTTTTCACTGATTTCAAACTAACAAGGATAGATGCTCAAGGTCAACTAATAACCGATTTTGGCACTGACGGAGTATCATCCATAGTATTCGAGGGTCAAATGGCACCACAATTTGATATGGTTCCCGAAGAAGCAGAGCTTCTTATCGCAGGTTTCCAAACTGTAGAAGGTGCAGCAAAGCACACTATATTCAGGGTTGACAATGATGGAGAGATCATTGAAGATTTTGGCGATGATGGTTTTGTTTTGGGCTCCATCTCTCCAACTGAGCGCGAAGCATTTTTTGCCGTGACTAGATTAGCAGACGGTAACATCGCAGTCGGAGGCGTTATCTCAGATACGGTAGACGTCATTACATGGTCAAGAGGTATTATGGTGGCCGTCTTTGATCCAAATGGATTATTGCTTGGTTCTGAGATTCGGTACACGAACAATAATTCAGAGGCAAATGCTATTTTCGAAGATGAGAACGGAATGCTCTACGTCGCGGGTCAGCTGGAAGGTCTGGACTTTCCACCTTCGGCGGGAGCCCTAGTTCGTTTTGATCCTTTTGAATTTCTTAGTTCAAGCTCTACTGAGCCAATATTGAATTTTCATGTCTTTCCAAATCCGACTATGGGCGCATTCAATATCGAATTGGGTGAAGAGTCCATTAGCGAGATCAGGGTTTACGATATAACGGGAAGATTAATTGATTCGAAAAGCATGAACTCCCACTCGGAAATAATTTCATACCATTTGAATGCTCCGGCAGGAATGTACATTCTCCAAATCAGTACGGAATCCGGTAAATCGGCTACCCAAAAAATTCAAATAGAGAATAATTAGAAAACAGCCCCGACTTAGCGAATTGATTCTTGGACATACTCTTTATCCGGGGTTTTTAGGATAGAAAATCCATACCTTTGCCCGTCCATTTTATTCACTATGAAAAGAGTAGTTGTAGGCCTTTCGGGCGGTGTTGATTCCAGTGTTACGGCATACTTGCTTAAAGAGCAGGGCTACGATGTGGTGGGGCTTTTCATGAAGAATTGGCACGACGAATCAGTTATCATAGCCAATGAGTGCCCGTGGATTGAGGACAGCAACGACGCCATGCTGGTGGCACAATCGCTGGGTATTCCCTTTCAGGTAATTGACCTAAGCGAGCAATACAAAGAGCGGATCGTCGACTACATGTTTGCCGAGTATCAGGCAGGACGCACACCAAATCCTGATGTGCTCTGCAACAGAGAAATAAAATTTGACGTGTTTCTAAAAACGGCTTTGAGTCTTGGAGCAGACTATGTCGCAACGGGTCACTATTGCCGAAAGGCCGAAACAGAAGTGGACGGAAAGCCTGTGTACCGACTTCTTGCGGGGAAAGATGACAACAAAGACCAAAGCTATTTTCTCTGCCAGGTATCGCAAGATCAATTGGCGAAAGCCCTCTTCCCTATTGGCGAAATGGAGAAATCGGAGGTGCGCAAGATCGCGGCTGAGCAAGGGTTGGCTACCGCCGAAAAGAAAGATTCTCAGGGGCTATGCTTTATCGGGAAAGTAAAACTCCCTGACTTCCTTCAGCAACAGTTAGAGCCGAAAACCGGAGAGATTGTCGAGATTCCTTCGGAAGCTGTGCACCAAACCAATGGTTCGGCTACCGTTGAGGCAATGATTGCTCCCCATGAATTTAAGCCGGAAATGGGTAAGGTAGTCGGTGAGCACAGCGGAGCGCACTACTTCACAGTAGGTCAGCGCAGAGGCTTGAAGGTGGGCGGCACACCGAAACCACTATTTGTAATTGGCACCGATGTGGAAAGCAATCGCATCTATACAGGCCAAGGAGATGACCATCCAGGACTTTACCGAAAGGGACTTTCTATTAAGAATGACGAGGTTCACTGGATACGGGAAGATCTCAAAATGACAAAGGGAGAAGAGCGAATGTATTTGGCTAGAATCCGCTACCGACAAGCGTTGGAAGAAGCCACCCTAATTCAGACTGCTGACGAGATGCGGGTTATTTTCAAAGACGCCCAACGAGGTGTAGCTCCGGGACAGTTTGTGGCGTGGTATGAGGGTGAGGAGCTGATTGGCTCGGGAGTTATTGCGTAAAACCTACCTTCTCTTCTACCACATACCGATTTCGATCAGGTGAAATACTTCTGGTCAATTCCGCCAAAAAGCCTCCTATGAAAAGCTGAGTCCCAATGATCATTGCCGTTAAGGCGACGTAGAATAGTGACATGTCGGCAATGTTTCTGGCGAGAATACCCTGCGACAAAGCCCAAAGCTTGTAGGCGCCCAGATAAGCGAATACGCCAAATCCAATCAAGAACATCAATGCGCCATAAGTTCCGAAAAGGTGCATGGGCCTTTTTCCGTAGCGGGAAACAAAACTGACGGTGAGCAAATCGAGCGGGCCATTGATAAAACGGGAGATCCCGAATTTGGTCGTTCCGTATTGACGAGCGCGGTGTTCGACCACCTTCTCTCCTATTTTGGTGTAGCCTGCTCTTTTCGCCAATACGGGAATGTAGCGGTGCATATCGCCGTAGAGCTCCACGTTTTTGACCACCTTCTTTTTATAGGCTTTCAGTCCACAATTGAAATCATGAAGGTAAATACCCGACATCTTGCGGGTAGCCCAATTGTAAAGCTTCGTAGGAACGGTCTTGGTAATGGGATCGTAGCGTTTCTTTTTCCATCCCGATACCAGATCGTAATCATCTTCCCGAATCATGCGCACCAACTCTGGAATCTCATCAGGAGAATCCTGAAGGTCAGCATCCATGGTGATGACCACATCTCCGGTGGCGGCTTGAAAAGCTGTCTGGAGGCCTGCGGCTTTACCGTAGTTCCGCGCAAAGCGAATGCCTCTAACTTCAGGAAATTGTTCCGAAAGTTTCAGGATGACCTCCCAACTCTCGTCGGTACTGCCATCATCAAGCAAAATAATTTCCCCTTCGAGCGAATTTTCTTTAAAAACCCGATCTATCCAACTCACCAACTCAGGCAGGGACTCGGCTTCATTTAGAAGCGGAATACAAATGGAAATTTTCTTCAATACCTATCCGTCAAGTGTTTCTGCGCCTCCTTCGGGGTTGCGCTTTAGAATGGCTGACAATATGAGACTAATCACCGCGTAAAAAATCAAAGCGATACCAAAACTCTTGATTTGACCCAAAACTGTGTATCTCTCAAGTGAATCAGCTTCTGCATCACGCAAAACCTGTTCACGCATTTCATCATCCATCCCTCCCATAAAGTTATTGGTCATTTCAAGCGTTTGAGCAGTCATTCTCTCAGGAAATTCAGTGTCGATAACCTGAATGTAAAGCAACTGAAAAATCACTCCAATTGCACCACCAATTAACAACCCAACGAAGCTCAGCTTGAATGCCTCTCCAAAAGTGATAAATCCACCGTTGCCTTCTCTCTCTTTTCGAATAAAAATAACAGGAAGAATTATGGCAATCAGAAATCCTACGATGCCGATGATTGAAAGAACAACCATTCCAGGCTCTAAAACTACCATTAACAAGAAGAGGAGTATGCCAAGTACTCCCATTGTAATCCCTAGGTTAAGCGCATTTTTATTCATGATCTGTTTAGTTTAGTTCTCGACAAATATAGAAACGCACAGGAAAATTAAGTTTTTTATGGTGAAGCAATTTTGTTTTATACATTTGCGGCGGGCAAGTCTCATGCGACCAGCTCCTGCGGAACTCCCCCAGGCCCGGAAGGGAGCAAGGGTACGTGGTCGTAGCGGTGCGACATGAGTAGCTTGCCCACTTTTTTTTGCCATGAATCGAAAAGTAGTACTCGTCACGGGAGGCTCATCGGGAATAGGGCTCTCCATCTGCAAACATCTCTCCCACCAAGGATTCACGGTATACGGAACCAGTAGAAAGGTAACTAACGGTGATCGTCCCCACGGTTTCGACATGGTTCAGATGGAAATCACCGACCGCACCTCAATCCAAACAGCCATAGATTTTATTCTAGAAAAAGAAGACACTATTGATGTCTTGGTCAATAACGCCGGTACAGGTATGGCAGGTGCCGTAGAAGATGCTACGACCGAAGAAATAGACTACATTTTCAGATTGATCGTGTTCGGTGCCCTCGATGTTTCGAGAGCAGTAATCCCAACAATGAGAAAAAATAGTTCGGGGAAAATTATCAACATATCCAGTATTGGTGGTGAATTTGGCCTACCCTTTCGGGGAATATACTCAGCGGCCAAAAGCGCCTTGGATCGATTCTCAGAAACCCTGCGAATGGAATTGAGCCCTTGGAATATTTACGTGAGCACTATTCAGCCGGGCGACATCAAAACCAATATTAACAATACCCGAATTACTGCCGCCAAGAGCCACTCTGAAGATTCTCCATATCACAAGATTTTCTCCAAACTCTACAAACAAATCAGCGAAGAGGTTGCTACCGCTAAAGATCCGATCATCGTAGCCAAAATCGTAGAGAAGATCATCAAGTCCGATTCGCCCAAGATGCGTTATCCCGCTGCCACTTTCGTACAAAGGCTTTCCATCTCATTGAATCGTGTTCTCCCCACCGAAGTTTTTCAAAAGATGCTCCAGTGGAGGTATCCGGTGAAGTAGTATTAAGACAGAAGTATCAAGTATTAAGACGGTAGTATTAAGTACTAAGAGGATTTACGAGTTCTTAATACTTTGTAATTAATACCGCTAAATTATTAAGACGGCAGTATTAAGAAGATGTACAAGGCTTAATACTTTGTACTTAATACTTCATACAATCCTTCAAATCCCTACCTTCGCGCCGAATTTTCAAAGAAATCACAATAAAGACCTCGAAAAATGGCAACGAATAGAACATTTACAATGCTTAAGCCCGATGCGGTTGAAGCGAAAAACACAGGTAAAATCATCGACATGATCATCGAAGCAGGATTCGAAATCAAAGCAATGAAATTGACTCACCTCAACGAAAGCGAGGCGAAAGAATTCTACGCGGTTCACAGCGAGCGTCCGTTTTACGGCGAATTGGTAGAGTATATGACAAGTGGTCCTATCATCGCTGCTATCTTGGAAAAAGACAATGCCGTAGCCGACTTCCGCAAATTGATCGGAGCTACTGACCCTACTGAAGCTGAAGAAGGAACGATCCGTAAGAAATACGCAGAATCTAAAGCAAAGAATGCCGTTCACGGTTCTGACAGCGACGAAAACGCAGAAATAGAAAGCAACTTCCACTTCTCCGGAAGAGAGATGGTGGGTTAGTA includes the following:
- a CDS encoding T9SS type A sorting domain-containing protein, coding for MRYLYLALLMLFAHALLAQNVTIIQIQTVPEGGGDASTLLGQTVTTSGIVTSTIGGDNLGAVYIQQAFAAAWGGLRLFSGEGLEALNIGDSIRVDGMVSEVDGETVLESVSNIEVLSEDASHFVNPQYPDPAIFESWNYEAEQYEGMVVVFQNLPDPLLVTEQNADGSSNFGEWRVGRSLDNPQEGCRVLSGRVTSSLLSSLNVSYVNDELWFNNSGQMQVDPIVVNAGDSFDFVQGILSESFSNHKLLPRNNMDFEEETVDSFEGDDVVLTALGVFSTETTEARLILGNDIVTAIHQLSFEPAVNDPGIVIYNLDGTRNTNFGDDGIFMIEGDESFAPKGIAMTSDGNYLMAAQTSFNDGTAGIVYEVLADGSGLNPSFGENGKVFIDAATDFMTIEKMLLNDDGEIFLAGGDFSDLFVVKLNPDGTLADEYGEGGVVTIDHFDNDNFMNATLHPNGDISLAFYVFTDFKLTRIDAQGQLITDFGTDGVSSIVFEGQMAPQFDMVPEEAELLIAGFQTVEGAAKHTIFRVDNDGEIIEDFGDDGFVLGSISPTEREAFFAVTRLADGNIAVGGVISDTVDVITWSRGIMVAVFDPNGLLLGSEIRYTNNNSEANAIFEDENGMLYVAGQLEGLDFPPSAGALVRFDPFEFLSSSSTEPILNFHVFPNPTMGAFNIELGEESISEIRVYDITGRLIDSKSMNSHSEIISYHLNAPAGMYILQISTESGKSATQKIQIENN
- the mnmA gene encoding tRNA 2-thiouridine(34) synthase MnmA, yielding MKRVVVGLSGGVDSSVTAYLLKEQGYDVVGLFMKNWHDESVIIANECPWIEDSNDAMLVAQSLGIPFQVIDLSEQYKERIVDYMFAEYQAGRTPNPDVLCNREIKFDVFLKTALSLGADYVATGHYCRKAETEVDGKPVYRLLAGKDDNKDQSYFLCQVSQDQLAKALFPIGEMEKSEVRKIAAEQGLATAEKKDSQGLCFIGKVKLPDFLQQQLEPKTGEIVEIPSEAVHQTNGSATVEAMIAPHEFKPEMGKVVGEHSGAHYFTVGQRRGLKVGGTPKPLFVIGTDVESNRIYTGQGDDHPGLYRKGLSIKNDEVHWIREDLKMTKGEERMYLARIRYRQALEEATLIQTADEMRVIFKDAQRGVAPGQFVAWYEGEELIGSGVIA
- a CDS encoding glycosyltransferase family 2 protein, producing MKKISICIPLLNEAESLPELVSWIDRVFKENSLEGEIILLDDGSTDESWEVILKLSEQFPEVRGIRFARNYGKAAGLQTAFQAATGDVVITMDADLQDSPDEIPELVRMIREDDYDLVSGWKKKRYDPITKTVPTKLYNWATRKMSGIYLHDFNCGLKAYKKKVVKNVELYGDMHRYIPVLAKRAGYTKIGEKVVEHRARQYGTTKFGISRFINGPLDLLTVSFVSRYGKRPMHLFGTYGALMFLIGFGVFAYLGAYKLWALSQGILARNIADMSLFYVALTAMIIGTQLFIGGFLAELTRSISPDRNRYVVEEKVGFTQ
- a CDS encoding DUF4199 domain-containing protein, which produces MNKNALNLGITMGVLGILLFLLMVVLEPGMVVLSIIGIVGFLIAIILPVIFIRKEREGNGGFITFGEAFKLSFVGLLIGGAIGVIFQLLYIQVIDTEFPERMTAQTLEMTNNFMGGMDDEMREQVLRDAEADSLERYTVLGQIKSFGIALIFYAVISLILSAILKRNPEGGAETLDG
- a CDS encoding SDR family oxidoreductase encodes the protein MNRKVVLVTGGSSGIGLSICKHLSHQGFTVYGTSRKVTNGDRPHGFDMVQMEITDRTSIQTAIDFILEKEDTIDVLVNNAGTGMAGAVEDATTEEIDYIFRLIVFGALDVSRAVIPTMRKNSSGKIINISSIGGEFGLPFRGIYSAAKSALDRFSETLRMELSPWNIYVSTIQPGDIKTNINNTRITAAKSHSEDSPYHKIFSKLYKQISEEVATAKDPIIVAKIVEKIIKSDSPKMRYPAATFVQRLSISLNRVLPTEVFQKMLQWRYPVK
- a CDS encoding nucleoside-diphosphate kinase; its protein translation is MATNRTFTMLKPDAVEAKNTGKIIDMIIEAGFEIKAMKLTHLNESEAKEFYAVHSERPFYGELVEYMTSGPIIAAILEKDNAVADFRKLIGATDPTEAEEGTIRKKYAESKAKNAVHGSDSDENAEIESNFHFSGREMVG